A region of Athene noctua chromosome 10, bAthNoc1.hap1.1, whole genome shotgun sequence DNA encodes the following proteins:
- the LMCD1 gene encoding LIM and cysteine-rich domains protein 1 isoform X2, which produces MEPGPGLGEMSASQLQSGRGVPCLRCRGTCTGFEPHSWRKICKSCKCSQEDHSLSSDLEDDRKIGRLLSDSKYATLTARVKGGDGVRIYKRNRMIITNPIVSRKDPTFDTITYEWAPPGLTQKLAMQYMELIPKEMQPVAGTDGAYYRRRQLMRQLPLYDQDPSQCRGLAEGELKLMEDFVKKYKAEALGVGEVALPGQGGGGKEEGKPQDKSITAAKPPETTNGALESVPTAGHYHCETCKQAVPGDCPVVYADRAGYSRQWHPACFVCCRCAEPLVDLIYFWKSGAAWCGRHYCESLRPRCAGCDEIIFSEDYQQAEGMAWHKKHFACLECETLLTGKPFTLDKASLLCTTCSKSKRL; this is translated from the exons ATGTCAGCGAGCCAGCTGCAGTCAGGAAGAGGTGTGCCTTGTTTACGCTGCAGAGGGACGTGCACGGGCTTTGAGCCACATTCTTGGAG GAAAATCTGCAAGTCGTGCAAATGCAGCCAGGAGGATCACAGCCTCAGCTCAGACCTGGAGGATGATCGGAAAATTGGGCGCCTGCTGTCGGACTCCAAGTACGCCACGCTCACCGCCCGGGTGAAAGGAGGTGATGGCGTTCGCATTTACAAAAGGAACCGCATGATCATCACCAACCCCATCGTGTCTCGGAAAGACCCCACCTTTGACACCATCACATATGAGTGGGCTCCACCAGGGCTCACCCAGAAGCTG GCCATGCAGTACATGGAGCTGATCCCAAAGGAGATGCAGCCCGTGGCGGGGACTGACGGGGCCTACTATCGCAGGCGGCAGCTGATGAGACAACTCCCACTGTACGACCAGGACCCCTCGCAGTGCCGCGGCCTCGCCGAGGGCGAGCTGAAGCTGATGGAAGACTTCGTGAAGAAGTATAAAGCTGAAGCACTGGGCGTTGGGGAGGTGGCGCTGCCAGGCCAGGGTGGCggcgggaaggaggaggggaagccACAGGACAAGAGCATCACTGCTGCCAAACCCCCTGAGACCACCAACGGGGCCCTGGAGAGCGTGCCCACGGCGGGGCACTAC CACTGCGAAACCTGCAAGCAGGCGGTGCCGGGGGACTGCCCGGTGGTGTACGCTGACAGGGCCGGCTACTCCCGCCAGTGGCACCCGGCCTGCTTCGTCTGCTGCCGCTGTGCCGAGCCCCTCGTCGACCTGATCTACTTCTGGAAGAGCGGGGCAGCCTGGTGCGGGCGCCACTACTGCGAGAGCCTCCGGCCACGCTGCGCCGGCTGCGACGAG ATCATCTTCTCGGAGGACTAccagcaggcagaagggatgGCCTGGCACAAGAAGCACTTTGCCTGCCTGGAGTGTGAGACACTGCTGACCGGCAAACCCTTCACTCTGGACAAGGCCAGCCTCCTGTGCACGACCTGCAGCAAAAGCAAACGCCTCTGA